TGTCCGGCGGACACACCCATCTGGTGCGGGTAGAAGATTACGGGGTATTCACGATCCTGGGAAGAACAAGAGACGATGCGGCGGGGGAGGCCTTTGACAAGGTTGCCCGGGCCATCGGGCTTGGATATCCGGGAGGCCCCAAGATCGACCGGGTTGCCAGAGAAGGAGACCCGGAGGCGATCGCATTTCCCAGGACTCATATGGAAGACGCACCTTATGATTTCAGCTTCAGCGGCCTGAAATCGGCGGTGCTGAATTATATCAACGGCTGCCGGATGAAAGGGCAGGAATACCGGCAGGCGGATATTGCCGCCTCTTTCCAGAAGGCGGTGACCGATGTGCTGGTGGGAAACGCTATGCGCGCGGTGGAAGAATACCATGCGGACCGGTTTGCCATCGCCGGAGGAGTGGCGGCCAACTCGGCGCTTCGCCAGGCTATGAAAGAAGCCTGCGAAGAACGGGACGTAAAACTGTATTACCCGTCGCCGGTGTATTGTACGGACAATGCAGCGATGATCGGCGTGGCGGGATACTATGAATATCGGAAAGGGGTTCGGCACGGGCTGGATCTGAACGCCATACCGAATCTCAGGCTGGGAGAGCGGTAGATATGAAGAAGAAGCATTGCACGGCCATTGTGCTGTCGGCGGGACAGGGCAAACGGATGGGAGCCTCTGTACAGAAACAGTATATTGAATTGAAGGGGAATCCTCTGATCTGCTACACGTTGGCGGCGTTCCAGGAATCGCAGGTCATTGACGATATCATCCTGGTGGTTGGAGAAGGCCAGGAGGACTATGTCTACGACCAGATCGTGCAGAAATATCATTTCTATAAGGTGCGGGCCATTGTAAGAGGCGGAGAGGAGCGGTATGCTTCTGTATGGCAGGGGCTGAAAATCATTAAGAACGGAGCGGTCCCGGAAGTCTATCCGGACGGCTACATCTTTATCCACGACGGGGCAAGGCCCTTTGTGGATGAGGGGATCCTTAAGAGAGCCTATGAGACGGTGGATCAGTACCGGGCCTGCGTGGCGGGAATGCCCAGCAAAGATACGGTGAAGCTGGCAGATGAAAATGGATTTGCCCGTGTGACACCAGACCGGCGGGATGTGTGGACGATCCAGACGCCCCAGGTATTTGAGAGCAGGCTGATCATCGATGCGTATGACGCTTTGATGAAGCAGGAAAATGTCCAGGTGACGGACGACGCGATGGTGGTGGAGCAGACCAGCGATGTCCCGGTGAAACTTTTTGAGGGTTCCTATGAGAACATCAAGATCACCACTCCGGAAGACCTGGAGATCGCGGAGGTCTTTCTGAAAAGACGTTTTGAAACCGCCCTGGATTAGCCGGCAGCCGGCGGTTGGCGATTTGTGGCAAAAAATAAGGATTTTGTATTGACGCTGGATTTTGGGTGTGGTACAATGTCAATTGTCGCTGAGAGAAACGACGGATTTTGATATGGAGAGGTATCGAAGTGGTCATAACGAGGCGGTCTTGAAAACCGTTTGTCCGCAAGGGCGCGTGGGTTCGAATCCCACCCTCTCCGCTTGGAAACTACCAGGCGGCAGCGGCGGTGGTTTTCAGTTATAAATATAGTAAGACGTAAGTCGATTAGTTTGGAGAAGTACCCAAGCTGGCCGAAGGGGCTCCCCTGGAAAGGGAGTAGGTCGTTAATAGCGGCGCGAGGGTTCAAATCCCTCCTTCTCCGCTCGTCAAGAATGACTGTCTGGAATGAAAGTTCCAGACAGTTTTTCTCTGACAGGGATCCGGACGGATATTTTGTGGTGTCATGTCCGGTGAAAAACTAGGTATGGTATCCGGTAAAAAGGCGTGACAAAAAAGTGAAAAAAACCAGGAAAAGGTCTTGACACTAAA
This window of the Massilistercora timonensis genome carries:
- the ispD gene encoding 2-C-methyl-D-erythritol 4-phosphate cytidylyltransferase, giving the protein MKKKHCTAIVLSAGQGKRMGASVQKQYIELKGNPLICYTLAAFQESQVIDDIILVVGEGQEDYVYDQIVQKYHFYKVRAIVRGGEERYASVWQGLKIIKNGAVPEVYPDGYIFIHDGARPFVDEGILKRAYETVDQYRACVAGMPSKDTVKLADENGFARVTPDRRDVWTIQTPQVFESRLIIDAYDALMKQENVQVTDDAMVVEQTSDVPVKLFEGSYENIKITTPEDLEIAEVFLKRRFETALD
- the tsaD gene encoding tRNA (adenosine(37)-N6)-threonylcarbamoyltransferase complex transferase subunit TsaD: MEDTLILAIESSCDETAAAVVRNGREVLSNVISSQIDLHTLYGGVVPEIASRKHIERINQVIEEALSTAGVSLAQTDAVAVTYGPGLVGALLVGVAEAKAIAYAAGKPLVGVHHIEGHIAANFIEHPELEPPFLSLVVSGGHTHLVRVEDYGVFTILGRTRDDAAGEAFDKVARAIGLGYPGGPKIDRVAREGDPEAIAFPRTHMEDAPYDFSFSGLKSAVLNYINGCRMKGQEYRQADIAASFQKAVTDVLVGNAMRAVEEYHADRFAIAGGVAANSALRQAMKEACEERDVKLYYPSPVYCTDNAAMIGVAGYYEYRKGVRHGLDLNAIPNLRLGER